The following are encoded together in the Kribbella sp. CA-293567 genome:
- a CDS encoding YciI family protein: protein MTQYLLGVQMVEGQATENEPGAVEALNRDMVAQGVWVFGGGLEPRSTTSVVRATQDGVLVTDGPFAESKEYMAGFWVIEAPDLATAQEWATRASRACAVPIEVTPFDE, encoded by the coding sequence ATGACGCAGTACCTGCTGGGAGTGCAGATGGTCGAGGGGCAGGCCACCGAGAACGAGCCGGGCGCCGTCGAGGCGCTGAACCGCGACATGGTCGCTCAAGGCGTCTGGGTCTTCGGCGGCGGGCTCGAGCCGCGCTCGACCACGTCGGTGGTGCGCGCCACTCAGGACGGCGTACTGGTCACCGACGGGCCGTTCGCGGAGAGCAAGGAGTACATGGCCGGGTTCTGGGTCATCGAGGCGCCCGACCTGGCCACTGCCCAGGAGTGGGCGACCAGGGCCAGCCGGGCCTGCGCCGTGCCGATCGAGGTCACCCCGTTCGACGAGTGA
- a CDS encoding CbiQ family ECF transporter T component, with protein MRAVDRLTLPRALHPGAWWLWALGLAVAASRTRNPVLLILILVVAGFVVAARRSDAPWANSFVAFLKLGLVVIAIRVVLQALLSTRSQGNYILFTLPQLPLPDWASGVKLGGEVTAEAVLTALYDGAQLAVMLCCIGAANALASPRRLLKSLPGALYEMGVACVVALTFAPQLVTDARRIRAARRLRGRTRGSFRTTAMPVLEGALDRSVELAAAMDSRGYGRTAQVPRRQRRITGASVLLGLLGIALGVYALLTDAMAFPVAAGALAVGLLLAVAAMAVGRQRVTRTRYRPDPWALPEWLVTASGAASAAVMIVAAASGVSGLVLAGPLMVPPVPVLPVIGLLLGLVPAVAAPPLTRRRELVPA; from the coding sequence GTGCGCGCTGTTGATCGGCTGACTCTGCCCCGGGCGTTGCACCCCGGGGCTTGGTGGCTTTGGGCGCTGGGGCTGGCAGTAGCGGCCAGCAGGACGCGTAACCCCGTGCTGCTGATCCTGATCCTGGTCGTGGCCGGCTTCGTGGTCGCGGCGCGGCGCAGCGACGCCCCCTGGGCCAACAGCTTCGTCGCTTTCCTCAAGCTCGGCCTGGTCGTCATCGCCATCCGGGTGGTCCTGCAGGCATTGCTGTCGACCCGCTCGCAGGGCAACTACATCCTCTTCACACTGCCGCAGCTCCCCCTGCCCGACTGGGCCAGCGGCGTGAAGCTCGGCGGCGAGGTTACCGCCGAGGCCGTGCTGACCGCCCTATACGACGGGGCCCAGCTCGCGGTGATGCTGTGCTGCATCGGCGCCGCCAACGCGCTGGCCAGTCCCCGCCGCTTGCTCAAGTCACTACCGGGTGCCCTGTACGAGATGGGCGTGGCCTGCGTGGTCGCGCTGACCTTCGCGCCACAGCTGGTCACCGACGCGCGCCGGATCCGTGCGGCCCGCCGTCTGCGCGGCCGTACCCGCGGTTCCTTCCGCACGACGGCCATGCCCGTCCTCGAAGGCGCCCTCGATCGATCGGTCGAGTTGGCCGCGGCGATGGACTCGCGTGGCTACGGCCGCACTGCTCAGGTCCCCCGGCGCCAGCGCCGGATCACCGGCGCTTCGGTGCTTCTCGGCTTGCTGGGGATCGCTCTGGGCGTCTACGCCTTGCTGACTGATGCCATGGCCTTCCCTGTGGCCGCCGGGGCGCTCGCCGTCGGCCTGCTGCTGGCAGTGGCCGCCATGGCAGTCGGGCGTCAGCGGGTGACCCGGACGCGCTACCGGCCCGACCCGTGGGCCTTGCCGGAGTGGCTGGTGACGGCCTCGGGTGCCGCGAGCGCTGCAGTGATGATCGTCGCCGCGGCCAGTGGAGTCTCGGGTCTGGTCCTTGCGGGACCTCTGATGGTTCCGCCGGTTCCGGTCCTGCCGGTGATCGGGCTGCTGCTCGGACTCGTACCGGCGGTCGCCGCACCACCACTGACCCGACGACGTGAGCTGGTGCCCGCATGA
- a CDS encoding SCO2322 family protein, whose translation MIAKRLILSLLAGVLLAGTVATTAQAEDGYRFWGYYQYAGGQWTFAQKGSEAVVPADGSVEGWRYAVGGTKPRTPRAAGDFATICGATPAETGKKRVALVIDPGTPADSASGEAPPPATGTCVVTDLKATGAKVLAAVKPVRIEKGLTCGIGGYPATSCGDPVKDIKVPATDEPVKLEIGPAVGSATTPSPAAVPTNSNQAPTDDGGGTPLTGILAAAFVVLLLAGGGLVLARRRASQH comes from the coding sequence ATGATCGCAAAGCGCTTGATCCTCTCGCTGCTGGCCGGCGTCCTGCTGGCCGGTACCGTCGCCACCACGGCGCAGGCCGAGGACGGCTACCGCTTCTGGGGTTACTACCAGTACGCCGGCGGCCAGTGGACCTTCGCGCAGAAGGGCTCCGAGGCCGTCGTACCGGCCGATGGTTCGGTCGAGGGCTGGCGGTACGCCGTCGGCGGCACCAAGCCCCGCACACCGCGGGCGGCCGGTGACTTCGCCACGATCTGTGGAGCCACTCCGGCCGAGACCGGCAAGAAGCGGGTCGCCCTCGTCATCGACCCCGGTACTCCGGCCGACTCGGCCTCGGGCGAGGCTCCTCCCCCGGCCACCGGCACCTGCGTCGTCACCGACCTCAAGGCGACCGGCGCGAAGGTCCTGGCCGCCGTGAAGCCCGTGCGGATCGAGAAGGGCCTCACCTGCGGGATCGGCGGTTACCCGGCGACCAGTTGCGGCGACCCGGTCAAGGACATCAAGGTGCCGGCCACTGACGAGCCGGTGAAGCTGGAGATCGGCCCTGCGGTCGGCTCGGCCACGACGCCGTCTCCGGCCGCCGTACCGACGAACTCCAACCAGGCGCCCACCGACGACGGCGGCGGTACGCCGCTGACCGGCATCCTGGCCGCTGCCTTCGTGGTGCTGCTTCTCGCTGGTGGTGGGCTCGTGCTCGCTCGCCGGCGCGCGAGTCAGCACTAG
- a CDS encoding aldo/keto reductase family protein produces MDFRYLGNSGLKVSEISYGNWLTHGSQVENEQAKACVKAALEAGITTFDTADVYANTAAETVLGEALGGQRRESLEILTKVYWPTGPGGPNDVGLSRKHIHESINASLKRLKTDYVDVYQAHRFDTETPLEETMEAFADVVRTGKALYIGTSEWTADQLREGHRLARELHIPLVSNQPQYSMLWRTIEAEVVPASEELGIGQVVFSPIAQGVLTGKYKPGEQPPAGSRATDDKGGSNMISRFLNDDVLTRVQELKPLADEAGLSLSQLAIAWVLQNPNVSSAITGASRPEQVVENVKAAGVKLEDGLLKQIDETLGSIVERDPAKTAQNSPQTRPGS; encoded by the coding sequence ATGGACTTTCGCTATCTCGGAAACAGTGGTCTGAAGGTCAGCGAGATCTCGTACGGGAACTGGCTGACGCACGGGTCCCAGGTGGAGAACGAGCAGGCCAAGGCCTGTGTGAAGGCGGCCCTGGAGGCCGGTATCACCACCTTCGACACCGCCGACGTCTATGCCAACACCGCCGCGGAGACGGTGCTCGGTGAGGCTCTGGGGGGGCAGCGGCGCGAGTCGCTGGAGATCCTCACCAAGGTCTACTGGCCGACCGGCCCGGGCGGACCGAACGACGTCGGCCTGTCCCGCAAGCACATCCACGAGTCGATCAACGCCTCGCTCAAGCGGCTGAAGACCGACTACGTGGACGTCTACCAGGCGCACCGGTTCGACACCGAGACGCCGCTGGAGGAGACGATGGAGGCCTTCGCCGACGTCGTCCGGACCGGCAAGGCGCTCTACATCGGCACCTCGGAGTGGACCGCCGACCAGCTGCGGGAGGGCCACCGGCTGGCTCGCGAGCTGCACATCCCGCTGGTCTCCAACCAGCCGCAGTACAGCATGCTCTGGCGCACGATCGAGGCCGAGGTGGTGCCGGCGTCGGAGGAGCTCGGGATCGGTCAGGTGGTCTTCTCGCCGATCGCGCAGGGCGTGCTGACCGGCAAGTACAAGCCGGGCGAGCAGCCGCCGGCCGGGTCGCGGGCGACCGACGACAAGGGCGGGTCGAACATGATCAGCCGGTTCCTGAACGACGACGTGCTGACCCGGGTGCAGGAGCTCAAGCCGCTCGCGGACGAGGCCGGGCTGTCGCTGTCCCAGCTCGCGATCGCCTGGGTGCTGCAGAACCCGAACGTCTCCTCGGCGATCACCGGCGCCTCCCGGCCCGAGCAGGTCGTCGAGAACGTCAAGGCGGCCGGCGTGAAGCTGGAGGACGGGCTGCTGAAGCAGATCGACGAGACGCTGGGCAGTATCGTCGAGCGTGACCCGGCCAAGACCGCGCAGAACTCGCCGCAGACCCGGCCGGGCTCATGA